CAGGATAAAGAATGCCAAGCCAACAAACACACCCAGTTGGCCCATAGAATCAAATAAACTTGGTAAGACTTGGAATACAAGGGTTGGGCCTGCGAGCAGTGAGCCATCCTCAGCAAAAATTTGCACGCCTTGTTCCAACGCGACGTACATTGCTGGAATGACTAAAAGGCCTGCTAAAAACGCAATCGATACGTCAATAAATGTTACTTGAGCGCCGATGGTAACCATATTTTCTTTTTTCGAAATATATGAACCATAGATCACCATTACACTAGTACCCAATGATAGTGAAAAGAAAGCTTGGCCAAGTGCGCTAATTAGTAAGTCAGGATCAAGTACTCTTGAAATATCCGGGTTAAGGTAAGCTTCTAATCCTTTGTCTGCTCCATCTAAGGTTAATACATAGATGATCAGTAAGATAAGCAGAGCAATCATTGCAGGCATCAAACGCTTAGACCATTTCTCTATGCCATCTTCTACACCATTACGAATAATAATCACGGTTAAAAACATAAAAATTGCACAGAAGAAAATATTGCGTGCCACGCTGTCGCTAACGGCCCACTCTGCAACGCTGGTGGCACCGACGATGGTTGCACCTGCCTCTATGGCGTAAGATGTCATCCAACCGGCTAAAATACCGTAAAAGCTTAAAATAAGCGCTGCACAGACAATGCCGCCAAAGCCGACAATAAATGCGAAGCGTTTTTGTGTTTGCGTACGAGAAAGTTTTTCAAGAGAGGTTACGGCATTCGCTTGGCCGTATCGCCCAATTAGAATTTCAGCCATAAATGCAGGGTATGCTAGGCAAAACGCTAAAATTAAATACATTAATACAAACGCTGCACCACCATTAGTTGCCGTTTGTGTTGGGAAGCCCCAAATATTGCCAAGACCAACAGCACTACCTGCTGCTGCCATGATAAATCCTAGTCGAGAGGAAAACTCTCCACGTGAAGCACTCATATATTTTTCTCGTTATTAGTTTGCCGCCCAATCTACTGTAAATTGAAATAAATTAATAGAGTGAGTTCGCTTGATTTAGATCAATAAGATTAAAAAAATGTAAACAATCAAATTCGCTAAATTGTTAAATGTAATAGTTGCGTAATTTGTTAAAGGGCGAGCGGGCTACCATGAACTGGTCTTGTTCTTTAAATGGCAGCGATGTGGCAAGCGTAAAGTAAATTTTGCACCGCCGAGTTCTTTGGAGCGAGATACTTTAATATCGCCGAAATGCCAAGCGATGACTTTTGCGACGATAGCAAGCCCAAGGCCATAGTTTTTGGCCGCGCGGTTGCGGTGATTTTCTTGCTGGAAGAATGGCTTTAACACGTTATCTAGGTTTGCTTCATCAATGCCCGGGCCATCGTCTTCAATTTCAATAAACGTGTCAGCGTGGGTTTGCGTGGTGCTAATCGTAATGGTGGTTTTTGCAAAGTCAGCGGCGTTACTTAGTAAATTAACAATGGCGCGGGCTAACCAGTGCGGATCCACATAAAGCTGCTGGGTGTCTGATTTTATTTCAAGTTTGATAGATTGCGCGTTGAGTTTAGGTTCAACTTGATAAAAACAGTTATCAAATAGCTCAGTGCTGGTGATGGCAGTAGGCGATATTTGATACGATTTTTGCTCAAGGGTCGCGTACTCTAAATAGCTATTGAGCATGGATTCCATTTGATCTAAGTCGTTTTCCATGCGTTCAAGGTAATGCTGAATTTTAGTTGGATCTTTGGTATCTATCGCGGCATCTAAGCCAAACCGTAAACACGCAAGGGGAGTGCGGATATCATGCGACATACTGGATGCGAGTAATTGGTTTTCTTCAATCAGCTGCTGAATTTGGTCGGCCATGCGATTGTAACTGGTTTCTAGCTCGCGAATATAGCTTAGCCCGGTTAAGTTGATACGCGCATCGAGGTTGCCATTGGCAAATTGTGCGGTGGCCTTATTTAGCAAACTTAATCGTTTGGTAAGCGGCGCGAGCCACCACCACATAAAAATGCAAATGCCCAGATAAAAACCAACGGTTAAAAAGAGATCGGTACGATTAGTTGGCATTGGCGGCTTTTCAACACGCAACTGAATATGGCTATCGGCTAATGCTGCACTTGTTTGAATCAAGTAAAAGCCTAATTCGTCTTCTAGGGTAATACCGCCGGGTACCAGTAATTCTCCGTGCAGTTCGCGGGGCAATGCAAGCTCGCTATTGCTGTGGTAACTCAAGCTAAATTGACTCGCTTGGGTGAAGCGTTTTAAAAAGGCTTCATGTCCGCTTTTAGGGTGATGGCTTATTTCAGCAACCACGCCTGCAAGTATTTGCTTTTCAACTTTAAAATTATCGTGATTACTCGGAGGCGCACTTAATGAATCAATCAACCAACCAAGAATAAATGATGAAATCAGTGCGCCGGTGATCAGGCTAATATAAAGCTTTTTCATTAACTACCAAGCTTGGCTTACAAACAAATAACCTTTACCCCAAATGGTTTTTATTTTATTTGGGCTTTGTGGGTCGTCGCCAATTTTCTTACGAAGTGCAGAAATAAGCACATCAACGCTGCGATCTAAACCGTCGTATTCTCTGCCTTTGGTCGCTAAAAACACGCTATCGCGGTCGAGAATTTGATCCGCATTTGATGCCAAGTAAAATAATAAGGAATATTCGGCATTTGAAAGGGCGAGTTTAGTACCATCTAAAAATACGTCGCGTGACAAAGTGTCGATTTGTAAACTGCCAATGCTGATCTCATCAGAATTGGTATCCGAGCTCCCTTGTTTTTCACGCATTACTGCATTGATACGCGCAAGCAATACACGTGGACGCACAGGTTTTATGACATAATCACTTGCGCCAACTTCCAAGCCAAGTACTTCATCAATTTCATCACCTTTAGCGGTCATCATAATAATTGGTTGATGA
This region of Pseudoalteromonas spongiae UST010723-006 genomic DNA includes:
- a CDS encoding sodium-dependent transporter, which codes for MSASRGEFSSRLGFIMAAAGSAVGLGNIWGFPTQTATNGGAAFVLMYLILAFCLAYPAFMAEILIGRYGQANAVTSLEKLSRTQTQKRFAFIVGFGGIVCAALILSFYGILAGWMTSYAIEAGATIVGATSVAEWAVSDSVARNIFFCAIFMFLTVIIIRNGVEDGIEKWSKRLMPAMIALLILLIIYVLTLDGADKGLEAYLNPDISRVLDPDLLISALGQAFFSLSLGTSVMVIYGSYISKKENMVTIGAQVTFIDVSIAFLAGLLVIPAMYVALEQGVQIFAEDGSLLAGPTLVFQVLPSLFDSMGQLGVFVGLAFFILMSIAALTSSISMLEGPVSYLVERHNIERKTATTWTGIGILAISFVIIFNIGTMLDFVATLATEYGQPIIAMFCCIFAGWIWQRNSLVEEIKQGNEDVESGVFWKIWPWYTKFVCPLAIAAVFIHSFT
- a CDS encoding ATP-binding protein; amino-acid sequence: MKKLYISLITGALISSFILGWLIDSLSAPPSNHDNFKVEKQILAGVVAEISHHPKSGHEAFLKRFTQASQFSLSYHSNSELALPRELHGELLVPGGITLEDELGFYLIQTSAALADSHIQLRVEKPPMPTNRTDLFLTVGFYLGICIFMWWWLAPLTKRLSLLNKATAQFANGNLDARINLTGLSYIRELETSYNRMADQIQQLIEENQLLASSMSHDIRTPLACLRFGLDAAIDTKDPTKIQHYLERMENDLDQMESMLNSYLEYATLEQKSYQISPTAITSTELFDNCFYQVEPKLNAQSIKLEIKSDTQQLYVDPHWLARAIVNLLSNAADFAKTTITISTTQTHADTFIEIEDDGPGIDEANLDNVLKPFFQQENHRNRAAKNYGLGLAIVAKVIAWHFGDIKVSRSKELGGAKFTLRLPHRCHLKNKTSSW
- a CDS encoding response regulator; translation: MDIAKKILLVEDDTSLAQWVSEYLIEQGFDVVLCHRGDEAVQAVKKHNPDLVLLDLMLPGKDGMSVCRDLRIFYHQPIIMMTAKGDEIDEVLGLEVGASDYVIKPVRPRVLLARINAVMREKQGSSDTNSDEISIGSLQIDTLSRDVFLDGTKLALSNAEYSLLFYLASNADQILDRDSVFLATKGREYDGLDRSVDVLISALRKKIGDDPQSPNKIKTIWGKGYLFVSQAW